The following are encoded in a window of Bos indicus isolate NIAB-ARS_2022 breed Sahiwal x Tharparkar chromosome 21, NIAB-ARS_B.indTharparkar_mat_pri_1.0, whole genome shotgun sequence genomic DNA:
- the LOC109560612 gene encoding LOW QUALITY PROTEIN: large ribosomal subunit protein uL23 (The sequence of the model RefSeq protein was modified relative to this genomic sequence to represent the inferred CDS: inserted 1 base in 1 codon; substituted 1 base at 1 genomic stop codon), translated as MAPKAKKEAPAPPKAEAKAKALKAKKAVLKGVHSHKKKKIQTSPTFRRPKTLRLRRQPKYPWKSAPRRNKLDHYAIIKFPLTTESAMXEDNNTLVFIVDVKANKHQIKQAVKKLYDIDVAKVNTLIRPDGEKKAYVXLAPDYDALDVANKIGII; from the exons ATGGCGCCGAAGGCGAAGAAGGAAGCCCCTGCTCCTCCTAAAGctgaagccaaagcaaaggctTTGAAGGCCAAGAAAGCAGTGTTGAAAGGTGTCcacagccacaaaaaaaagaagatccaGACGTCGCCCACCTTCCGGCGGCCCAAAACACTGCGGCTCAGGAGGCAGCCCAAATATCCTTGGAAGAGCGCCCCTAGGAGAAACAAACTTGACCACTATGCCATCATCAAATTCCCCCTCACCACTGAGTCAGCCA AAGAAGACAACAACACACTGGTATTCATTGTGGATGTCAAGGCCAACAAGCACCAAATTAAACAGGCTGTGAAGAAGCTCTATGACATTGACGTGGCTAAGGTCAATACTCTGATCAGGCCTGATGGAGAGAAGAAGGCATATGTTTGACTGGCTCCTGACTATGATGCTTTGGATGTTGCCAACAAAATTGGCATCATCTAA